A single Sander lucioperca isolate FBNREF2018 chromosome 24, SLUC_FBN_1.2, whole genome shotgun sequence DNA region contains:
- the LOC116051794 gene encoding armadillo-like helical domain containing protein 1: MSTQEEQANIGKVLSFLREWDRGDRTVRSRMLNTFLSQNTGKTFYELELEFAQVASLFLARLTTWMRLTYMFGTFLGLQLKAIGIFLSASGHDQYLMEFLADGGVLTLLDILNHTETKEEEKSEALHLLLTVSNAGRKYKEIICESHGVKAIAECLAKSNTDETQEAAWALLESLSHGNPKYQNQIYKGLIALMTCTSPQAQQLVLHTLHTVQSKMKTAHHSIVDPLLYMLRSLHLEVHNQATNLILDLKCYDVRPMLLSGLVTLLRPTKEEVQQHHNMEESDIIKMTGSLPVFVQQAAAAKTIRLLAEDSQEVSRELLSLGVIQHLLYAMGNREHTDSQIQASLALKHFVRSYPVIEEHVQRGIGSTLFAAFMHQADSLYMNMDETQAELLLTNKVNITEVLDGDQPL; this comes from the exons ATGTCAACACAGGAAGAACAAGCGAATATCGGCAAAGTGCTCAGTTTTCTTCGAGAATGGGACCGTGGTGACAGGACAGTCCGCAGCCGCATGTTGAACACTTTCCTGAGTCAAAACACAGGGAAGACGTTTTATGAGCTGGAGCTGGAGTTTGCACAGGTAGCCAGCCTCTTCCTGGCTCGACTCACCACCTGGATGAGACTCAC ATACATGTTTGGGACATTTTTGGGACTGCAGCTTAAAGCAATTGGGATTTTCCTCTCTGCATCGGGCCA TGATCAGTACCTAATGGAGTTCCTGGCGGACGGAGGTGTTCTCACTCTCCTGGACATCTTGAACCACACTGAGACCAAAGAGGAAGAGAAGTCCGAGGCCCTCCATCTTCTGCTCACCGTCTCAAATGCTGGTCGCAAGTACAAAGAGATTATCTGTGAAAGCCATG gtgtgaaagcaatcGCAGAGTGCTTAGCTAAGTCAAACACCGATGAAACCCAAGAGGCAGCATGGGCCCTCCTGGAGTCCCTGTCGCATGGAAACCCCAAATATCAAAACCAAATCTACAAAGGTCTGATTGCTCTCATGACTTGTACCTCGCCTCAGGCCCAGCAGCTGGTCctgcacacattacacactgtgCAG TCCAAAATGAAAACAGCCCATCACAGCATTGTAGACCCTCTGCTGTATATGCTCAGGTCCCTGCACCTGGAGGTTCACAATCAAG CTACAAATCTGATCCTAGACCTGAAGTGTTATGATGTGAGGCCAATGCTGCTCAGTGGACTGGTGACTCTGCTGAGGCCTACTAAAGAAGAAGTGCAGCAACACCACAATATGGAAG AGTCTGATATAATCAAGATGACTGGATCTCTGCCTGTGTTTGTGCAacaagctgctgcagctaaaacTATACG CCTGCTAGCCGAAGACAGTCAAGAGGTTTCTCGTGAGCTTCTCTCTCTCGGAGTGATCCAACATCTTCTCTACGCTATGGGCAACAGAGAACACACTGATTCCCAAATACAAGCCAGTCTGGCCTTGAAG CACTTTGTCCGCTCATACCCAGTTATTGAGGAACATGTGCAGAGAGGCATCGGCAGCACACTGTTTGCAGCCTTTATG CACCAAGCTGACTCTTTGTACATGAATATGGATGAAACACAAGCAGAACTCCTGCTAACTAACAAGGTTAACATAACTGAAG TGTTGGATGGTGACCAACCACTGTGA